In Flavobacterium endoglycinae, one DNA window encodes the following:
- a CDS encoding biotin--[acetyl-CoA-carboxylase] ligase — protein sequence MRLIKLDAIDSTNDFLKSLSSHDEPENFTVVTAENQTKGKGQMGEKWSSEAGKNLIMSVLVKDFLFDNEKVFDLSIVVSLAVTEVLKSLNIPDICIKWPNDILSYNKKLAGILIENTIKSDGRILSVIGIGMNVNQTDYSELPNASSLAVISGKTFNKETLAVLIVEKLQEKIKLWETSAESFRNDYFNSLFKKGVPMPFRNQNDENFMGIIQGVSRIGKLQVLLEDDSVAEFEIKEVKMLY from the coding sequence ATGAGACTAATCAAACTCGATGCCATAGATTCGACAAATGACTTCCTAAAATCGTTGTCGAGCCACGATGAACCAGAGAATTTTACTGTGGTAACAGCTGAAAATCAGACAAAAGGCAAAGGACAAATGGGAGAGAAGTGGAGCTCTGAAGCCGGTAAAAACTTAATTATGAGTGTTTTGGTAAAGGATTTTCTGTTTGATAATGAAAAGGTTTTTGATTTAAGTATTGTGGTCTCTTTAGCAGTTACCGAGGTTTTAAAATCGTTAAATATTCCTGATATCTGTATTAAATGGCCAAACGACATTCTGTCATACAATAAGAAATTGGCTGGCATATTAATCGAAAACACTATAAAAAGCGATGGCAGGATTTTGTCAGTTATAGGAATTGGAATGAATGTTAACCAAACTGATTACAGCGAACTGCCAAATGCTTCCTCTCTAGCTGTTATTTCGGGAAAAACCTTTAATAAAGAAACACTAGCAGTTTTAATTGTCGAAAAACTGCAGGAGAAAATTAAGCTTTGGGAAACTTCTGCTGAGAGTTTTCGAAATGATTATTTTAATTCTTTATTCAAAAAAGGAGTTCCAATGCCTTTTAGAAATCAAAATGACGAAAATTTCATGGGAATCATTCAAGGTGTTTCTCGAATTGGAAAATTGCAGGTTTTACTTGAAGATGATTCTGTAGCGGAATTTGAAATTAAAGAGGTTAAAATGCTTTATTGA
- a CDS encoding PhnA domain-containing protein → MSIERELSKRSGSKCELCGAEENLKVYQVLPTRKGGLDESILACNTCIDQIENPDKVDLNHWRCLNDSMWNENIPVQVVAWRMLSRMRSAGWPQELLDMMYLEEDVLEWAKATGEGEDDENKLVHRDSNGVVLQHGDSVVLIKDLKVKGSSMVAKQGTAVRNIRLDHENAEYIEGKVDGQQIVIITQYVKKI, encoded by the coding sequence ATGAGCATCGAAAGAGAATTAAGCAAACGAAGCGGATCTAAATGTGAGCTTTGCGGAGCTGAAGAAAACCTAAAAGTTTATCAAGTATTACCAACCAGAAAAGGTGGACTTGATGAAAGTATATTAGCCTGTAATACCTGTATTGACCAAATTGAAAATCCAGACAAAGTAGATTTAAATCACTGGAGATGCCTGAATGACAGTATGTGGAATGAGAATATTCCAGTACAAGTGGTCGCTTGGAGAATGTTAAGCCGTATGCGCTCTGCCGGATGGCCTCAAGAATTACTTGACATGATGTATTTAGAAGAGGATGTTCTTGAATGGGCAAAAGCAACTGGCGAAGGCGAAGATGACGAAAACAAACTAGTTCACCGTGATAGTAACGGAGTAGTTTTGCAACACGGAGATTCTGTAGTTTTAATCAAAGATCTTAAAGTAAAAGGATCAAGTATGGTTGCCAAACAAGGAACTGCCGTTAGAAACATCCGATTAGATCACGAAAACGCAGAATACATCGAAGGAAAAGTAGACGGACAGCAAATTGTGATTATTACACAATACGTGAAGAAAATATAG
- the pyrE gene encoding orotate phosphoribosyltransferase: MIFNKDTAEKTAELLLQINAIKLNPENPFTWASGWKSPIYCDNRLILSFPSIRNYVRDEFAKNIEKQFGKPDVIAGVATGAIGVGILVAESLGLPFVYVRPEPKKHGRQNQVEGFLQKGQNVVVVEDLISTGKSSLLAVEALRNEGANIKGMAAIFTYGFGVAEENFKEANLDLFTLSNYENLLSLAVQKQYITEDQQSTLLEWSESPSTWGQE; encoded by the coding sequence ATGATTTTTAATAAAGATACTGCCGAAAAAACAGCCGAATTGCTTTTGCAAATAAATGCAATTAAATTGAATCCCGAAAATCCTTTTACATGGGCTTCTGGTTGGAAATCTCCTATTTATTGCGATAATAGGTTAATTCTTTCATTTCCGAGCATCAGAAATTATGTTCGTGATGAGTTTGCTAAGAACATCGAAAAACAATTTGGAAAGCCTGATGTCATTGCTGGTGTTGCCACTGGAGCCATTGGAGTTGGTATTTTGGTTGCCGAAAGTTTAGGTCTTCCATTCGTATATGTGCGTCCGGAACCAAAAAAACACGGTAGACAAAATCAAGTGGAAGGTTTTTTACAAAAAGGTCAAAATGTTGTAGTGGTTGAAGATTTAATCAGCACTGGAAAAAGCAGTTTACTTGCTGTAGAAGCTTTACGCAATGAAGGCGCTAACATTAAAGGTATGGCCGCTATCTTCACTTACGGATTTGGTGTTGCCGAAGAAAATTTCAAAGAAGCTAACCTTGATTTATTCACTTTAAGCAACTACGAAAATCTTTTAAGCTTAGCGGTTCAAAAACAATACATCACCGAAGATCAGCAATCGACCCTGCTTGAATGGAGCGAAAGCCCATCGACTTGGGGACAGGAATAA
- a CDS encoding DUF4236 domain-containing protein: MAWSFRKRIKVIPGVHLNLSKSGISTSIGIKGANITFGKSGNYLNTNIPVLGITNRHGLSDSDSNLKPEIHEVIELSDNIFSSDIHEITSQNMQGIKEAIVLANQQRKDLKNDLLKIQTSLNSSKLKLGLSYFLIYGLVKKNIPESIKTDIEAKKEALKQTKEQVGNSLVKLDIEFDPEIMEQYKVLVEAFRKLTTSQKIWDVTSAHYQDRVAARSSASTLVKKRDVRFALKSLPDIKSDFNALYFQNANGADLYFYPSFIVMYSNNTNFALIGIDEIIFSQSYVRFTETGSIPKDSKVIDRTWAKVNKNGTPDKRFKGNYQIPVVRYGEIKLRTNTGLNEEYEFSNYESTEEFGRAFRDYQSTIKSLKHLN; encoded by the coding sequence ATGGCTTGGAGTTTTCGAAAACGCATTAAAGTTATACCTGGAGTTCATTTAAATTTAAGTAAAAGTGGCATAAGTACTTCTATTGGAATTAAAGGTGCCAATATAACTTTTGGAAAATCAGGAAATTACTTAAATACAAATATTCCTGTTTTAGGAATTACTAATCGACATGGATTATCTGATTCAGATAGTAATTTAAAACCCGAAATACATGAGGTTATAGAACTTTCCGATAACATTTTTAGTTCAGACATTCATGAAATCACAAGTCAAAATATGCAAGGAATAAAAGAAGCAATTGTTTTAGCAAATCAACAGAGAAAAGATCTTAAGAATGATTTGTTAAAAATTCAAACTTCATTGAATTCTTCAAAATTAAAACTTGGTTTAAGTTACTTTTTAATTTATGGTTTAGTTAAAAAAAATATTCCTGAAAGTATAAAAACAGATATTGAAGCAAAAAAAGAAGCTTTAAAACAAACAAAAGAACAAGTAGGAAATAGCTTGGTTAAACTTGATATCGAATTTGATCCAGAAATTATGGAACAATACAAAGTTCTTGTAGAAGCATTTAGAAAACTTACAACTTCCCAAAAAATTTGGGATGTTACAAGTGCACATTATCAAGATAGAGTTGCCGCAAGATCATCTGCCAGTACTTTAGTAAAAAAGAGAGATGTTAGATTTGCATTAAAATCACTTCCAGATATAAAATCAGATTTTAATGCACTGTATTTTCAGAATGCAAATGGTGCGGATTTATATTTTTATCCAAGTTTTATAGTTATGTATTCAAACAATACAAATTTTGCATTAATAGGGATTGATGAAATAATTTTTAGTCAAAGCTACGTAAGGTTTACAGAAACTGGTTCTATTCCTAAAGATTCTAAAGTGATTGATCGAACCTGGGCGAAAGTAAATAAAAATGGAACACCTGATAAAAGATTTAAAGGTAATTATCAAATTCCTGTTGTTCGTTATGGAGAAATTAAATTAAGAACAAACACTGGATTAAATGAAGAATACGAATTTAGCAATTATGAATCTACAGAGGAATTTGGCAGAGCTTTCAGAGATTACCAGTCAACAATAAAATCTTTAAAACATCTTAATTAA
- a CDS encoding DEAD/DEAH box helicase, with amino-acid sequence MKKHHSNDILSNLGIQSLNEMQEMAHDAILNENNTLLLSPTGSGKTLAFLLPILELLQPEILSVQCLILVPSRELGLQIEQVWKKMGTQYKVNICYGGHSIETEIKNLSNPPAVLIGTPGRIADHIDRETFRTDKIQTLILDEFDKSLQLGFHEQMSFIIARLPKVNKRVLVSATSDIEIPKYTKVINPTVLDFIPEEEEKTNLSMKMVISPAKDKLQSLFHLICSLKSESAIIFCNHRDAAERISDTLNEKGIYSVYYHGGMDQEERERALIQFRNGSVTYLVTTDLAARGLDIPEMKHVIHYHLPLKEDEFTHRNGRTARMQATGTAYIIIHESEKELDYIDYEMAVLDVEGKVSLPKPPQFQTIYISGGKKTKLNKFDIVGFFSQKGKLEKDDLGLIEVKDFVSFAAVKYNKVKDLLKNVKDEKMKGKKFKIEVARNVIKKEEEKSKKF; translated from the coding sequence ATGAAAAAACACCATTCTAACGATATACTTTCGAATTTAGGGATTCAGAGTCTGAACGAAATGCAGGAAATGGCACACGATGCTATTTTAAACGAAAACAATACTTTATTACTTTCTCCAACTGGATCGGGTAAAACATTGGCTTTCCTGCTTCCGATATTAGAATTATTGCAGCCGGAAATATTATCGGTTCAGTGCTTGATTTTGGTTCCGTCACGCGAACTTGGACTGCAGATTGAACAGGTTTGGAAAAAAATGGGAACGCAATATAAAGTCAATATTTGTTATGGTGGTCATTCAATTGAAACAGAAATCAAGAATTTAAGCAATCCGCCGGCAGTTTTAATTGGAACGCCAGGAAGAATTGCCGATCATATTGACCGTGAAACTTTCAGAACCGATAAAATCCAAACTTTGATTTTAGATGAGTTTGATAAATCGCTGCAATTGGGTTTTCATGAGCAAATGTCTTTTATTATTGCAAGATTACCGAAAGTTAATAAACGGGTTTTGGTTTCGGCAACTTCAGATATTGAAATTCCAAAATATACAAAAGTCATCAATCCAACGGTTTTAGATTTTATTCCGGAAGAAGAAGAAAAAACGAATCTTTCGATGAAAATGGTGATTTCGCCAGCAAAAGATAAACTGCAAAGTTTGTTCCATTTGATTTGTTCTTTAAAATCAGAATCGGCTATTATTTTCTGTAATCATCGCGATGCTGCAGAACGTATTAGCGATACTTTGAACGAAAAAGGAATTTATTCAGTGTATTATCACGGCGGAATGGATCAGGAAGAGCGGGAGAGGGCTTTGATTCAGTTTAGAAATGGAAGTGTTACGTATTTAGTCACAACCGATTTGGCTGCGAGAGGTTTGGATATTCCTGAAATGAAACATGTTATTCATTATCATTTGCCTTTAAAAGAAGACGAATTCACGCATAGAAACGGACGTACAGCGCGTATGCAGGCAACGGGAACGGCCTATATAATCATTCACGAAAGTGAAAAAGAATTGGATTATATCGATTATGAAATGGCTGTTTTAGATGTTGAAGGAAAAGTTTCGCTGCCAAAACCGCCACAATTTCAAACTATTTATATCAGCGGAGGAAAGAAAACAAAACTGAATAAGTTTGATATTGTAGGTTTCTTTTCGCAAAAAGGAAAATTAGAAAAAGATGATTTGGGGTTAATCGAAGTAAAAGATTTTGTGTCGTTTGCTGCTGTAAAATACAATAAAGTAAAAGATCTTTTGAAGAACGTAAAAGACGAAAAAATGAAGGGTAAAAAGTTTAAAATTGAAGTAGCCCGAAATGTTATTAAAAAAGAAGAAGAAAAAAGTAAGAAATTTTAG
- the rsfS gene encoding ribosome silencing factor → MAKKTINNDVLLANIIKGIEEVKGNDIDILDLRDIDTAVCDYFVICNGSSNTQVNAIVNSIQKTVSKDLKDKPWHVEGTDNAEWVLMDYVHIVVHVFQKHIREYYNIESLWGDAKITTIENKY, encoded by the coding sequence ATGGCGAAAAAGACTATTAATAATGATGTTCTATTGGCGAACATAATCAAAGGGATTGAGGAAGTAAAAGGAAATGACATCGACATTCTTGACTTAAGAGATATAGACACAGCAGTTTGTGACTATTTTGTAATTTGCAACGGAAGCTCAAATACCCAAGTTAACGCCATTGTAAACTCAATTCAAAAAACTGTATCAAAAGACTTAAAAGATAAACCTTGGCACGTAGAAGGAACCGATAACGCGGAGTGGGTTCTAATGGATTATGTGCATATTGTGGTGCATGTTTTCCAAAAACACATTCGTGAATATTACAATATCGAGAGCCTTTGGGGTGATGCCAAAATAACTACAATCGAAAACAAATACTAA
- a CDS encoding M14 family metallopeptidase, translating into MKLFTILISLFTISISAQNIKKYDTFFEKGNGNQSASYQETIAYFKMLAADFPTIQMKEMGLTDSGEPLHMITFNPDKEFDFDKIQKTKAVLFVNNGIHAGEPDGIDATMQFYRDLATGKMKAPKNTVLVTIPVYNIGGALNRNSTTRANQDGPEIYGFRGNARNYDLNRDLMKSDTRNTKSFVEIFQKINADVFIDNHVSNGSDYQYKLTYIMTQHNKLGTVLGDFMNNEMMPALVKDLQKKKIETTPYVDSFKDTPDKGFGQFVDSPRYTTGYTSLFNTIGFVVETHMLKKYAERVKMTYEYMKTTMDFTDANYQKIKELRVKNLEQYQPKKSYTLKWEMDSTKATKFTFLGYEAGYKKSEATTGDRLYYDRSKPYKKDVPYIKEFKSQKEVIIPSAYIIPRGYWNIIELLKNNNISFRQFKNDTIVEVESYRIADFKTVPSAYEGHYLHRNTTITSKMVKMNFAKGDYYVPTNQKGVKYLVEAFEPEGVDSFFNWNFFDAILQQKEHYSQYIFEDTAAQLLKDNPTLKSELETKKQNDREFAKSAEAQLDWIYKHSVYYEKAHMQYPVYRVL; encoded by the coding sequence ATGAAACTTTTTACCATTCTCATTTCACTTTTCACAATCTCTATTTCTGCTCAAAACATTAAAAAATACGACACTTTTTTTGAGAAAGGAAACGGAAATCAATCCGCATCTTATCAGGAAACCATTGCCTATTTTAAAATGCTTGCTGCTGATTTTCCGACTATTCAAATGAAAGAAATGGGACTGACAGATTCTGGCGAACCTTTGCACATGATTACTTTTAATCCTGACAAAGAATTTGATTTTGATAAAATTCAAAAAACCAAAGCCGTTTTGTTTGTCAATAACGGAATCCACGCCGGAGAACCTGACGGAATAGATGCAACTATGCAATTCTACAGAGATTTAGCAACCGGAAAAATGAAAGCGCCAAAAAATACGGTTTTGGTTACCATTCCGGTTTATAATATTGGCGGCGCTTTAAATAGAAATTCGACAACTCGCGCCAATCAGGACGGACCGGAAATTTATGGTTTTAGAGGAAATGCCAGAAACTACGATTTGAATCGTGATTTAATGAAATCCGATACTCGAAACACCAAAAGCTTTGTAGAGATTTTCCAAAAAATAAACGCCGATGTTTTTATTGATAATCACGTAAGCAATGGTTCTGATTACCAATACAAGCTGACGTATATCATGACGCAGCACAACAAACTCGGAACGGTTTTGGGCGATTTTATGAATAACGAAATGATGCCGGCTTTGGTGAAAGATCTTCAGAAAAAGAAAATCGAAACGACGCCTTATGTTGATTCGTTTAAAGATACACCTGACAAAGGTTTCGGACAGTTTGTTGATAGTCCGCGATATACAACGGGTTACACTTCATTGTTTAATACGATTGGTTTTGTGGTCGAAACACATATGTTGAAGAAATATGCCGAACGCGTAAAAATGACCTACGAATACATGAAAACAACTATGGATTTTACCGATGCGAATTATCAGAAAATCAAAGAGCTTCGTGTGAAAAATTTAGAGCAATATCAGCCTAAAAAATCGTATACTTTAAAATGGGAAATGGACAGTACGAAAGCAACCAAATTTACCTTTTTGGGTTACGAAGCAGGTTACAAAAAAAGCGAAGCGACAACAGGCGATCGTTTGTATTATGACCGAAGCAAACCGTATAAAAAAGACGTTCCATACATCAAGGAATTCAAATCACAAAAAGAGGTTATTATACCTTCTGCTTATATCATTCCGCGTGGTTATTGGAATATTATTGAGCTGCTGAAAAACAATAACATCTCTTTCAGGCAATTTAAAAACGACACTATTGTTGAGGTTGAAAGCTATAGAATTGCCGATTTTAAAACCGTTCCGTCTGCTTACGAAGGACATTATTTGCACCGAAATACAACCATAACTTCTAAAATGGTAAAAATGAATTTCGCTAAAGGAGATTATTACGTTCCAACGAATCAAAAAGGTGTAAAATATCTTGTAGAAGCTTTTGAACCAGAAGGTGTTGATTCGTTCTTTAACTGGAATTTCTTCGATGCGATTTTACAGCAAAAAGAACATTATTCCCAATATATTTTTGAAGATACTGCAGCTCAGCTTTTAAAAGACAACCCAACTCTAAAATCAGAATTAGAAACCAAAAAACAAAATGACCGCGAATTTGCAAAAAGCGCCGAAGCACAATTAGACTGGATTTACAAACATTCGGTTTACTATGAAAAGGCGCATATGCAGTATCCTGTTTATCGTGTTTTGTAG
- the coaD gene encoding pantetheine-phosphate adenylyltransferase, with protein MRKAIFPGSFDPITLGHEDIIKRGIPLFDEIIIAIGVNAEKKYMFSLEERKRFIEETFKDEPKVSVITYEGLTIDLAKKLKANFILRGLRNPADFEFEKAIAHTNRKLSKIETVFLLTAASTSFISSSIVRDVLRHGGEYEMLVPDAVRVQK; from the coding sequence ATGAGAAAAGCAATATTTCCGGGCTCATTTGACCCCATTACACTTGGACACGAAGATATTATCAAAAGAGGAATTCCTTTGTTTGATGAAATCATAATTGCAATTGGTGTCAATGCCGAAAAAAAATACATGTTTTCTCTCGAAGAAAGAAAACGCTTTATTGAAGAAACCTTCAAAGACGAGCCTAAAGTTTCGGTTATTACGTATGAAGGATTAACAATTGATCTGGCCAAAAAACTAAAAGCCAATTTTATTTTAAGAGGCCTTAGAAACCCTGCCGATTTCGAGTTCGAAAAAGCGATCGCACACACCAACAGAAAACTATCGAAAATAGAAACTGTTTTCTTACTGACAGCTGCAAGTACCTCGTTTATCAGTTCAAGCATTGTACGCGATGTACTGCGTCATGGAGGCGAATATGAAATGCTGGTTCCAGATGCAGTTAGGGTTCAGAAATAA
- a CDS encoding orotate phosphoribosyltransferase: MNLESPKVTVQKSAQDLFDQLTDVKNFEKLMPDNIAKFEVTGEDAFIFGLKGMPEIKLKMKDKVAPNKIVLGAASDKLPFTLTSNIDTISDSESAVQLFFEGEFNAMMAMMVKGPISKFIETLANNMHKL, translated from the coding sequence ATGAACTTAGAAAGTCCAAAAGTTACAGTTCAGAAATCAGCTCAAGATTTATTTGATCAATTGACTGACGTAAAGAATTTCGAAAAATTAATGCCAGATAATATTGCTAAATTTGAAGTGACTGGCGAAGACGCTTTTATTTTTGGATTGAAAGGGATGCCGGAAATCAAATTAAAAATGAAAGATAAAGTTGCTCCAAACAAAATTGTTTTGGGTGCGGCAAGTGATAAACTTCCTTTCACATTAACTTCAAACATTGACACCATTTCTGATTCAGAAAGTGCGGTTCAATTATTCTTTGAAGGAGAATTCAACGCTATGATGGCAATGATGGTTAAAGGTCCAATCAGTAAGTTTATCGAAACTTTAGCAAACAACATGCACAAGTTATAA
- a CDS encoding NUDIX hydrolase, whose translation MYKVFVNDKPLFLTNEISKETDFQLFLLESIDIEQLIIKIFQNKIQKAILYHPDESEIMKTLKAKIPVNKAGGGFVYNKKGEVLFIFRNGKWDLPKGGIEKGEDIEETAMREVEEETGVNKLRITNKLQKTYHIFKRNGKYKLKITHWFEMQSDFEGTPHGQLEEGIEKVAWLNPEQIKEALTNSYENIKLLFEEEKIPTDKKSMEKFQ comes from the coding sequence ATGTATAAAGTTTTTGTAAACGACAAACCACTTTTTTTGACAAATGAAATCTCAAAGGAAACAGATTTTCAATTGTTCTTGTTGGAAAGTATTGATATCGAACAGCTTATTATAAAAATTTTTCAAAATAAAATTCAAAAAGCAATTCTATATCATCCCGACGAAAGTGAGATCATGAAAACCCTTAAAGCCAAGATTCCGGTTAACAAAGCCGGCGGTGGTTTTGTATATAACAAGAAAGGCGAGGTCTTATTTATCTTTAGAAACGGAAAATGGGACCTGCCAAAAGGAGGAATCGAGAAAGGGGAAGACATTGAAGAAACCGCTATGCGTGAGGTAGAGGAGGAGACAGGGGTTAACAAGCTTCGTATTACGAATAAACTTCAAAAAACCTATCATATCTTTAAACGCAACGGAAAGTACAAGCTCAAAATCACGCATTGGTTCGAAATGCAGTCTGATTTTGAAGGAACGCCACACGGACAACTAGAAGAAGGAATTGAAAAAGTGGCTTGGTTAAACCCAGAACAAATCAAAGAAGCACTTACAAACTCTTACGAAAACATCAAATTATTGTTTGAAGAAGAAAAAATTCCAACGGATAAAAAATCGATGGAAAAATTCCAATAG